The Stutzerimonas stutzeri DNA window GACGCGCCACTTCGCCGACCTGCGCATCTACCGTGCGGTGGAAACGCAGTTCAAGCAGGTGGTGATCTTCGGTCGCAGGATTCGTCAGCGCGACCAGGCATCGGATTCGGTCAAGGCCACCCGCGGTCTGCTGCTGCAGATTGGACAGGGTGACGCCGAAGCCGAGGAACTGCCGCTCGAATGGCCGTTCCTGCCGTACACCGTCCCTGCCAGCCCGGCCGAGCCGGAGCACTTCTATCGCGTGACGATGGAGCCCGAGCAGTTCGCCGATGAAGTCGGCCGGCTGCAAGGTCTCTGGCCGGCGCTCGATACGCACCTGGGCGCCGCGCAGCAATCGCTGCGTCCGCCCGCGCGGGCCTTGTCGCACTGGCATCTCGCCTTGGCCTTGGCCGCAGGCGCGATCTCTGGCGTAGTGAAGTCCAAGAGCGGGCGCGTGCTCGTCGTCAAAGGTGATACCCACAAGGAGAAGACCCTCCAGACGGAATACACCGAACGCGACGACGGCTCCGTGGCCGAGACGCGCATCCTCACCGACAAGTTCGTGCCGGTCATTCGTGCATGGGACTTGACGCTGGGCTCGCCTACGTGGGGCGAAGTGCTGACCATCCGCTGATCGCTGTTCCCTGACGGTTCGCCGTCGCTTTCATCCACCCACCGGGGTCACGTTGCCCCGATGGGGTGCCGTGGCCCCTTCTTCCAGAAGGAGAAACCACCATGGCACTCGCAGTCCTCAACCTCGCGTCACAAGCACGCTTTTCGCCAGGGCAGGTGGTCATGACCGCCGGCGTCGACGAGCTGGTCCGACAGGGCCGGCTCAACCCCTCGCCGTACCTGCGCCGCCATCTTCATGGCGATTGGGGCGACCTGGACGACAGCGATCGGCGGCAGAACGACGCCGCGCTGAAGTCCGGCGAGGATCGTCTGTTCTCGTCCTACCAGGTCACGCGCGACCTGAAGCTCTGGATCATCACCGAATGGGATCGCAGCGTCACCACGCTGCTGTTGCCCAGCGAATACTGATCCACATCCAGCGGCCTCGCGCCGCTTCTTTCTTCCCACCCAGGGGCATGTCACCGCCCCGTGGGGGAGGTGCATGCCCCATTGCTTTGGAGCATCACCATGTCCCTCGATCTCGAAACCGTTCCCGAAACCGCTGTGCAGGGCGACCTGCTCGAAACGGCTGCTTCACCCCTCACGCTCAGCCTGCAGGACTTCGTATCGGAGTTCGGCGACGAGTTGCTCGATTCGCTGAACCGCGCCAATCCTCCGGTCTACACTGGCCAGGTGCGGGTGCATAGGCAACTGATCCTCGCCGCGCTCAAGCGCAAGCTGTTCCCGGCGCAAGCCGATGTGGTCCATGCCGTCACCGAGCTACTGGTAGACCGCGGCGAACGCGCCGCGATCGTCAATGGCGAGATGGGTTGCGGCAAGACGACCGTCGGCATCGCCACGGCCGCCGTGCTCAACGCCGAGGGCTACCGCCGCACCCTGGTGCTCTCGCCACCCCACTTGGTCTACAAGTGGCGGCGCGAAATCCAGGAGACGGTGGCCGGTGCCAAGGTCTGGGTGCTCAATGGCCCGGACACGCTGGTCAAGCTGCTGAAACTGCGCGAGCAGTTGGGCGTGCCGGCCCAGGGCCAGGAGTTCTTCGTCCTGGGCCGCGTGCGGATGCGGATGGGGTTCCACTGGAAGCCTGTCTTCGTTCGGCGGCGCACGCCTCACGGCGACGTGGGGGCCTGCCCGGATTGCGGGCATGTCATCACCGACCTCGACGGCGAGCCGATCAACCCGGTCGCGCTCGAAGCCGAGGAGTCCCGCCGCAAGTGCAGCCACTGCCGTGCACCGCTGTGGTCGTTGATCCGTCCCAGAGGCCTGTCCGCCAGCGACCAGTCCTCGACCGTGCTCAAGGCACTGAAGCGCATTCCAACCATTGGCGAAGTCACCGCGCAGAAGCTGATGCAGAAGTTCGGTGACGCCTTCCTCGCGTCGATGCTCGGGGACAACATCCACGAGTTCATCAACCTGATGGATGGCAACGGCGAGCTGGTCTTCTCGGACCGGCAAGCCCACCGGATGGAACGCGCGATGGCCAACATGGAGTTCGGCTTCGGCGAGGGCGGCTACCAGCCGTCCGAGTTCATCAAGAGGCAGCTTCCCCAAGGCACGTTCGACCTGCTCATCGCCGACGAGGCGCACGAGTACAAGAACGGCGGCTCCGCACAGGGCCAGGCCATGGGGGTGTTGGCGGCCAAGGCGCGCAAGACGCTATTGCTCACCGGCACGCTGATGGGCGGCTACGGCGACGACCTGTTCCACCTGCTGTTCCGCGCCCTGCCGGGGCGGATGATCGAAGACGGCTACCGGCCGACGAAGAGCGGCAGCATGACCTCGGCCGCGATGGCGTTCATGCGCGATCACGGTGTCTTGAAGGACATCTACTCCGAGAGCACCGGCACGGCGCACAAGACGGCCAAGGGCACCAAGGTATCGGTGCGCACGGTCAAGGCGCCGGGTTTCGGTCCCAAGGGCGTACTGCGTTGCGTCCTGCCGTTCACGGTCTTCCTCAAGTTGAAGGACATCGGTGGCAACGTGCTGCCGCCCTACGACGAGGAGTTCCGCGAAGTCGCGATGGACACGGCGCAAGCCGCGGCCTACCGCGATCTGGCGGGTCGCCTGACCCAGGAGCTGAAGCAGGCCCTGGCGAAGCGCGACACGACGCTGCTCGGTGTGGTCCTCAACGTGCTGCTGGCCTGGCCGGACTGCTGCTTCCGGTCGGAAACGGTGGTGCATCCGCGCACGCGCAACACCTTGGCCTTCGTCCCGGCTCAGTTCAACGAGCTGGAGGTGATGCCCAAGGAACGCGAGCTGATCGAGATCTGCAAGCAGGAGAAAGCAGAAGGTCGCAAGACCCTGGTCTATTCGGTCTACACCGGCACGCGCGATACCACGTCGCGTTTGAAGGTGCTGCTGGAGCAGGAAGGCTTCAAGGTGGCGGTACTGCGCGCGAGCGTGGATGCCTCCCGCCGCGAAGACTGGATCGCCGAGCAGTTGGACCGTGGCATCGACGTGCTCATCACCAATCCCGAGCTGGTGAAAACCGGCCTGGACCTGCTGGAGTTCCCGACCATCGTGTTCCTCCAGTCCGGCTACAACGTGTATTCGCTGCAGCAGGCCGCCCGGCGCTCATGGCGCATCGGCCAGAAGCAGCCGGTGCGCGTGATCTACCTGGGCTATGCCAACTCCTCGCAGATGACCTGCCTGGGGTTGATGGCCAGGAAGATCATGGTCTCGCAAAGCACGTCGGGAGACGTACCCGAGTCGGGCCTGGATGTTCTGAACCAGGATGGTGATTCCGTCGAGGTCGCACTGGCCCGGCAGCTTGTCACGGTCTGATCCATGTGCCCATGCCGGTGGCCCCTCGGGGTCGCCGGCTTCTTTCCACGGCCCTTCGGGGCCGTTTTTCTTGGGCGTATGACAGTCCATGGCGCTGCCCAGCCATGTATTCGGGCGGGCGTCAGTGCGTTTTGTTTGCTGCC harbors:
- a CDS encoding DUF6094 domain-containing protein → MALMFPRLARNFIRNGYFPTDEPTLERALSALAPSPGSMSILDPCAGEGVAIAEAAHALGREQVQAFVVEYDAERARHARQLVDRCIHGDLMDTLISRQSFGLLWLNPPYGDLSKDVNGNIGYQGQGRARLEKLFYQRALPLLQYGGVLIFIVPSYVLDAELVGWLTRHFADLRIYRAVETQFKQVVIFGRRIRQRDQASDSVKATRGLLLQIGQGDAEAEELPLEWPFLPYTVPASPAEPEHFYRVTMEPEQFADEVGRLQGLWPALDTHLGAAQQSLRPPARALSHWHLALALAAGAISGVVKSKSGRVLVVKGDTHKEKTLQTEYTERDDGSVAETRILTDKFVPVIRAWDLTLGSPTWGEVLTIR
- a CDS encoding helicase-related protein; translation: MSLDLETVPETAVQGDLLETAASPLTLSLQDFVSEFGDELLDSLNRANPPVYTGQVRVHRQLILAALKRKLFPAQADVVHAVTELLVDRGERAAIVNGEMGCGKTTVGIATAAVLNAEGYRRTLVLSPPHLVYKWRREIQETVAGAKVWVLNGPDTLVKLLKLREQLGVPAQGQEFFVLGRVRMRMGFHWKPVFVRRRTPHGDVGACPDCGHVITDLDGEPINPVALEAEESRRKCSHCRAPLWSLIRPRGLSASDQSSTVLKALKRIPTIGEVTAQKLMQKFGDAFLASMLGDNIHEFINLMDGNGELVFSDRQAHRMERAMANMEFGFGEGGYQPSEFIKRQLPQGTFDLLIADEAHEYKNGGSAQGQAMGVLAAKARKTLLLTGTLMGGYGDDLFHLLFRALPGRMIEDGYRPTKSGSMTSAAMAFMRDHGVLKDIYSESTGTAHKTAKGTKVSVRTVKAPGFGPKGVLRCVLPFTVFLKLKDIGGNVLPPYDEEFREVAMDTAQAAAYRDLAGRLTQELKQALAKRDTTLLGVVLNVLLAWPDCCFRSETVVHPRTRNTLAFVPAQFNELEVMPKERELIEICKQEKAEGRKTLVYSVYTGTRDTTSRLKVLLEQEGFKVAVLRASVDASRREDWIAEQLDRGIDVLITNPELVKTGLDLLEFPTIVFLQSGYNVYSLQQAARRSWRIGQKQPVRVIYLGYANSSQMTCLGLMARKIMVSQSTSGDVPESGLDVLNQDGDSVEVALARQLVTV